A single region of the Mycobacterium avium subsp. avium genome encodes:
- a CDS encoding metal-dependent hydrolase — protein sequence MTELQIRRIRFDLDGEVPFNWNAGNPAFSTYMNMVSMMAICFEKMLVSAVREAMPRITDPAVADEAEAFLCQEAQHANAHRQHLRALIRSHPGLREILDAAVASYDHLTESTPLNFRLAYIADLEATFTPFFKMLLDNEATLFRPGDERVASLLMWHFVEEVEHRSSALVVYDAVVGDKWYRLRMLPRVVKHLMQVATRLFDGIDAAVPRSERGVDARDFAPWRGLTPRRDAGPGPRVRPALHTAPWKQKLGTAARVLMSQTPLHDPAKEPLPVFADRWFQRYSQGDDVCHWYSSEL from the coding sequence ATGACAGAACTACAGATTCGGCGCATCCGCTTCGACCTCGACGGCGAGGTCCCGTTCAATTGGAACGCGGGCAATCCCGCCTTCTCCACCTACATGAACATGGTCTCGATGATGGCGATCTGCTTCGAGAAGATGCTCGTCTCGGCGGTGCGAGAGGCCATGCCCCGCATCACCGACCCCGCGGTCGCCGACGAGGCGGAGGCGTTTCTGTGCCAGGAGGCCCAACACGCCAACGCGCACCGCCAGCACCTGCGTGCCCTGATCCGGAGCCACCCCGGGCTGCGGGAAATCCTCGACGCGGCCGTCGCGTCCTATGACCACCTCACGGAGTCCACCCCGCTGAACTTCCGGCTGGCCTACATCGCCGATCTGGAAGCAACTTTCACGCCGTTCTTCAAGATGCTGCTCGACAACGAGGCCACGCTGTTTCGCCCCGGCGACGAACGCGTGGCATCGCTGCTGATGTGGCACTTCGTCGAGGAGGTGGAGCATCGCAGCTCGGCCCTGGTCGTCTACGACGCGGTCGTCGGCGACAAGTGGTACCGGTTGCGGATGCTGCCCCGCGTCGTCAAACACCTGATGCAGGTCGCCACCAGGCTGTTCGACGGCATCGACGCCGCCGTGCCGCGATCGGAACGCGGCGTGGACGCACGGGATTTCGCCCCGTGGCGCGGCCTGACGCCGAGGCGTGATGCCGGTCCCGGTCCGCGGGTGCGGCCCGCGCTGCACACGGCGCCCTGGAAGCAGAAGCTCGGCACCGCCGCCCGCGTCCTGATGAGCCAGACGCCACTGCACGATCCCGCCAAGGAGCCACTTCCGGTGTTCGCCGATCGCTGGTTCCAGCGGTACAGCCAGGGGGATGACGTATGCCACTGGTACTCAAGCGAACTCTGA
- a CDS encoding TetR/AcrR family transcriptional regulator, with amino-acid sequence MRTHGWQGEPPRSDEDAVARIVAAADRCVRRRGGQTTIADVAAELGVSRKTVYRYFPSTTALLRAVATEGTRKFLEAMAERLSTIDDIAEAVVEGVVLTVTAVPDEPYLQLLLEEPSHALLRSITSETARRVGQQVLVEHTSVDWERTPMASRTLDELVEWSLRAVHSFLANPSDPPRDADQLRGYLRRWLAPAIRQWVQQAAAGTMV; translated from the coding sequence ATGCGGACTCACGGCTGGCAGGGCGAGCCGCCGCGCAGCGACGAGGATGCCGTCGCGCGGATCGTGGCGGCGGCCGACCGGTGCGTGCGGCGCCGCGGCGGGCAGACCACCATCGCCGACGTCGCCGCCGAGCTCGGGGTCAGCCGGAAGACCGTGTACCGATACTTCCCCAGCACCACCGCGCTGCTGCGGGCGGTGGCCACCGAGGGCACCCGAAAGTTCTTGGAAGCCATGGCCGAACGCCTGAGCACGATCGACGACATCGCCGAGGCCGTCGTCGAGGGCGTCGTCCTGACCGTCACCGCGGTGCCCGACGAGCCCTACCTCCAGCTCCTGCTGGAGGAGCCGTCCCACGCGCTGCTGCGCAGCATCACGTCGGAGACAGCGCGCCGCGTCGGGCAACAGGTCCTGGTCGAGCACACCTCGGTCGACTGGGAGCGCACGCCGATGGCGTCGCGGACCCTCGACGAACTGGTCGAATGGTCGCTGCGCGCCGTGCACTCCTTTCTGGCCAACCCCAGCGATCCGCCGCGCGACGCGGACCAGCTTCGCGGCTACCTGCGACGCTGGCTGGCCCCGGCGATCAGGCAATGGGTGCAACAGGCGGCGGCGGGGACGATGGTGTGA
- a CDS encoding TetR/AcrR family transcriptional regulator: MPYGASMQSPATPSASGGGVREARRRETRARLFDAALAEISQRGLAAADVSAIVADAGVARGTFYFHFPTKEHVLVEVERAEETRIVSELGGATGDLAAVLNQLVQHVLSAEKRLGPAVFRDMLGLHFCSTRPVEDELAQHPLGQFLVGVIGRAQDAGQVASDVDAAELATFFLTGLFALLATGAHDGALLSHYVTTIVKGMEKR, encoded by the coding sequence ATGCCGTACGGTGCGTCCATGCAGTCACCAGCGACGCCGTCCGCGAGCGGCGGCGGTGTCCGTGAGGCACGCCGGCGGGAAACCCGCGCCCGGTTGTTCGACGCGGCGCTGGCCGAGATTTCACAACGGGGCCTGGCCGCCGCCGACGTCAGCGCCATCGTCGCCGACGCGGGCGTGGCCCGCGGGACCTTCTACTTCCACTTCCCGACCAAGGAGCACGTCCTCGTCGAGGTGGAGCGCGCCGAGGAAACCCGGATCGTCAGCGAACTCGGCGGCGCCACCGGCGATCTGGCGGCGGTGCTCAACCAACTCGTGCAGCACGTGCTCAGCGCGGAAAAACGTTTGGGCCCAGCGGTTTTCCGGGACATGCTCGGACTGCACTTCTGCTCGACGCGGCCGGTCGAAGACGAGTTGGCGCAGCACCCGCTCGGACAGTTCCTGGTGGGCGTCATCGGCCGGGCCCAGGACGCCGGGCAGGTCGCCTCCGACGTCGACGCGGCCGAACTCGCGACGTTCTTCCTCACCGGGCTGTTCGCGCTGCTGGCCACCGGCGCACACGACGGTGCGCTGTTAAGTCATTACGTGACAACGATTGTCAAAGGGATGGAGAAACGATGA
- a CDS encoding fatty acid desaturase family protein, whose amino-acid sequence MAITDVDVFAHLTDADIENLAVELDAIRQDVEDSRGERDARYIRRTIAAQRALEVTGRLLLAAGSRRSAWWAGTVTLGVAKIIENMEIGHNVMHGQWDWMNDPEIHSSTWEWDMSGSSKHWRYTHNFVHHKYTNILGMDDDVGYGMLRVTRDQRWKRFNLFNLVWNTLLALLFEWGVGLQHVEIGKILKRRMDHEEARQRIDEFLAKAGRQVVKDYVAFPALTSLSPGATFLSTLKANAMANVIRNVWANAVIFCGHFPDGAEKFTKTDMIGETKGQWYLRQMLGSANFEAGPVLRFMSGNLCHQIEHHLYPDLPSNRLHEISVRVRQVCDKYDLPYTTGSFLFQYAKTWRTLAKLSLPNKYLRDDADNAPETRSERMFAELDPDFLGTDPATGRRRGLKSAIAAVRGWRRGKRASVARRTGGELAA is encoded by the coding sequence ATGGCGATCACAGACGTCGACGTATTCGCCCATCTGACGGACGCCGATATCGAAAACCTGGCCGTTGAGCTCGATGCCATCCGCCAGGACGTGGAGGACTCGCGCGGCGAGCGGGACGCCCGCTACATCCGCCGCACCATCGCGGCCCAGCGCGCGCTGGAGGTGACCGGCCGGCTGCTGCTGGCCGCGGGCTCGCGGCGCTCGGCCTGGTGGGCGGGGACGGTGACCCTGGGCGTGGCCAAGATCATCGAGAACATGGAGATCGGCCACAACGTCATGCACGGGCAGTGGGACTGGATGAACGACCCCGAGATCCACTCCTCGACGTGGGAGTGGGACATGAGCGGGTCGTCCAAGCACTGGCGATACACCCACAACTTCGTGCACCACAAGTACACCAACATTCTCGGGATGGACGACGACGTCGGCTACGGCATGCTGCGCGTCACCCGCGACCAGCGTTGGAAGCGCTTCAACCTGTTCAATCTGGTGTGGAACACGTTGCTGGCCTTGCTTTTTGAATGGGGAGTGGGCCTGCAGCACGTGGAGATCGGCAAGATCCTCAAGCGCCGGATGGACCACGAGGAAGCCCGGCAGCGGATCGACGAGTTCCTGGCCAAGGCGGGTCGCCAGGTGGTCAAGGACTACGTCGCGTTCCCGGCGCTGACGTCACTGTCGCCCGGCGCGACCTTCCTGTCCACCTTGAAGGCCAACGCGATGGCCAACGTGATCCGCAACGTGTGGGCCAACGCTGTCATCTTCTGCGGCCATTTCCCGGACGGCGCAGAGAAATTCACCAAGACCGACATGATCGGCGAGACCAAGGGACAGTGGTACCTGCGCCAGATGCTGGGCAGCGCCAATTTCGAGGCCGGCCCGGTGTTGCGGTTCATGAGCGGCAACCTGTGTCACCAGATCGAGCACCACCTGTACCCCGATCTGCCCAGCAACCGGTTGCACGAGATCTCGGTGCGGGTACGCCAGGTCTGTGACAAGTACGACTTGCCTTACACCACAGGATCTTTCCTGTTCCAGTACGCGAAGACATGGCGCACGCTGGCCAAGCTCTCGCTGCCGAACAAGTATCTGCGCGACGACGCCGACAACGCTCCGGAGACCCGCAGCGAGCGGATGTTCGCCGAGCTGGATCCCGATTTCCTGGGCACCGATCCGGCTACCGGCCGTCGCCGCGGGCTCAAGTCCGCGATCGCGGCCGTGCGCGGTTGGCGGCGCGGCAAGCGGGCGTCCGTGGCGCGCCGCACCGGCGGCGAGCTGGCGGCCTAA
- a CDS encoding ferredoxin reductase, translating to MSKTTSPITANLGDTKRPVVAGAERHPGWHALRKLAARITTPLLPDDYLHLANPLWSARELRGRVVDVRRETEDSATLVIKPGWGFNFDYQPGQYIGIGLLIDGRWRWRSYSLTSSPATSASARTVTITVKAMPEGFLSSHLVAGVEPGTVVRLAAPQGNFVLPDPAPASILFLTAGSGITPVMSMLRTLVRRNQIGDIVHLHSAPTEADVMFRGELAALANEHPGYRLQLRETRTRGRLDLSLLDREVPDWRERQTWACGPEGMLNAAERVWSAAGIGEQLHLERFAVSKAAPAGAGGMVTFARSGRSVDADAATSLMDAGEAAGVQMPFGCRMGICQSCVVGLVEGHVRDLRTGAEHEPGTRVQTCVSAASGDCVLDI from the coding sequence ATGAGCAAGACGACATCGCCCATCACCGCCAACCTCGGCGACACCAAGCGACCCGTGGTCGCGGGGGCAGAGCGGCACCCCGGCTGGCACGCGCTGCGCAAACTCGCCGCGCGCATCACCACGCCGCTGCTGCCCGACGACTACCTGCACCTGGCCAATCCACTCTGGTCGGCGCGGGAACTGCGCGGCCGCGTCGTCGACGTGCGCCGGGAGACCGAGGATTCCGCGACCCTGGTGATCAAACCGGGCTGGGGCTTCAACTTCGACTACCAGCCCGGCCAATACATCGGCATCGGACTGTTGATCGACGGGCGCTGGCGGTGGCGGTCGTACTCGCTGACCTCGAGCCCGGCGACGTCGGCGTCGGCGCGGACCGTGACCATCACCGTCAAGGCGATGCCCGAGGGCTTCCTGTCGAGTCACCTGGTGGCCGGCGTCGAGCCGGGCACCGTGGTCCGGCTGGCGGCGCCGCAGGGCAACTTCGTGCTGCCCGACCCGGCGCCCGCCTCGATCCTGTTCCTCACCGCCGGCTCCGGGATCACGCCGGTGATGTCGATGCTGCGAACACTGGTGCGCCGCAACCAGATTGGTGACATCGTCCACCTGCACTCGGCGCCCACCGAGGCCGACGTGATGTTCCGCGGCGAGCTGGCCGCCCTGGCGAACGAGCACCCCGGCTATCGCCTGCAGTTGCGGGAGACCCGCACCCGCGGCCGGCTCGACCTGTCCCTGCTGGACCGCGAGGTGCCCGACTGGCGCGAGCGCCAGACCTGGGCCTGCGGTCCGGAAGGGATGCTCAACGCCGCCGAGCGGGTATGGTCGGCCGCGGGCATCGGCGAGCAGTTGCATCTGGAGCGCTTCGCGGTGTCCAAGGCCGCACCCGCCGGCGCCGGCGGCATGGTCACCTTCGCCAGGAGCGGGCGCAGCGTCGACGCCGACGCGGCGACCTCGTTGATGGATGCGGGCGAAGCCGCCGGGGTGCAGATGCCCTTCGGCTGCCGGATGGGTATCTGTCAGTCGTGTGTGGTCGGCCTGGTCGAGGGGCACGTCCGCGATCTGCGCACCGGCGCCGAACACGAGCCGGGGACCCGGGTGCAGACCTGCGTGTCGGCCGCATCCGGGGATTGCGTGCTCGACATTTAA
- a CDS encoding DUF6912 family protein, whose protein sequence is MATVYIPATLAMLQRLVADGSLAAVNGTAFALTPVLREAYAEGDDDELAEVALREAALASLRLLAGAEHEAEHGALPPRRAVLAADVDDLTYRPDLDDAVVRLAGPVRIEDVIAAYVDNAAAEPAVAKAIEAVDAADLGDEDADLIVGDAQDHDLAWYASQELPFLLELL, encoded by the coding sequence GTGGCCACTGTCTACATCCCCGCCACGCTGGCCATGCTGCAGCGGCTGGTCGCCGACGGCTCGTTGGCTGCGGTCAACGGGACGGCGTTCGCGCTGACGCCGGTGTTGCGCGAGGCCTACGCCGAGGGCGACGACGACGAGCTCGCCGAGGTGGCGCTGCGCGAGGCGGCGCTGGCGTCGCTGCGGCTGCTGGCCGGCGCCGAGCACGAAGCCGAACACGGCGCCCTGCCGCCGCGCCGCGCGGTGCTGGCGGCCGACGTCGACGACCTCACCTACCGCCCCGACCTGGACGACGCCGTGGTCAGGCTGGCCGGGCCGGTCCGGATCGAGGACGTGATCGCCGCCTACGTCGACAACGCCGCCGCCGAACCGGCGGTGGCCAAGGCGATCGAGGCCGTCGACGCCGCCGACCTGGGGGACGAGGATGCCGACCTGATCGTCGGCGACGCCCAGGACCATGACCTGGCCTGGTACGCCAGCCAGGAGCTGCCGTTTCTGCTGGAGCTGTTGTAA
- the ppk2 gene encoding polyphosphate kinase 2, with translation MSSAKNDGVPLKAGKKKSARAAVKIPDAVYEAELFRLQTELVKLQEWVRHSGARLVVVFEGRDAAGKGGAIKRITEYLSPRVARVAALPVPTDRERGQWYYQRYIAHLPSKGEIVLFDRSWYNRAGIEKVMGFCTPQEYVLFLRQTPIFEQMLIDDGILLRKYWFSVSEAEQLRRFKARLKDPVRRWKLSPIDLESVYRWEDYSRAKDEMMVHTDTPESPWYVVESDIKKHARLNMMAHLLSTIPYHAVEAPPVKLPRRPVVTGNYQRPPRELSRYVDDYAATLI, from the coding sequence GTGAGCAGCGCGAAAAACGACGGCGTTCCCCTCAAGGCCGGCAAGAAGAAATCGGCCCGGGCCGCGGTGAAGATTCCCGACGCCGTCTACGAAGCCGAATTGTTCCGGCTGCAAACGGAATTGGTGAAACTGCAGGAGTGGGTGCGCCATTCCGGGGCGCGACTGGTGGTGGTCTTCGAGGGCCGCGACGCGGCCGGCAAGGGCGGCGCGATCAAACGGATCACCGAATATCTCAGCCCGCGGGTCGCCCGCGTCGCCGCGCTGCCGGTGCCCACCGATCGCGAACGCGGCCAATGGTATTACCAGCGCTACATCGCGCACTTGCCCAGCAAGGGTGAGATCGTGCTGTTCGACCGATCGTGGTACAACCGGGCCGGCATCGAGAAGGTCATGGGATTCTGCACGCCGCAGGAGTATGTGCTGTTTTTGCGGCAGACTCCGATCTTCGAGCAGATGCTGATCGATGACGGGATATTGCTGCGCAAATATTGGTTCTCGGTTTCTGAGGCCGAACAGCTGCGCCGGTTCAAGGCGCGGCTGAAAGACCCGGTCCGGCGCTGGAAACTGTCTCCGATCGATCTGGAATCGGTATACCGGTGGGAGGACTATTCACGCGCGAAGGACGAGATGATGGTGCACACCGATACCCCGGAGAGTCCGTGGTACGTCGTGGAATCCGACATCAAGAAGCACGCGCGACTGAACATGATGGCCCATCTGTTGTCCACGATCCCCTACCACGCCGTCGAGGCGCCCCCCGTCAAGCTGCCGCGGCGTCCCGTCGTGACCGGCAACTACCAGCGCCCGCCGCGTGAGCTGTCGAGGTATGTCGACGACTACGCGGCCACGCTGATCTAG
- a CDS encoding WS/DGAT/MGAT family O-acyltransferase, with translation MVSRLSPADASFYRLENTATPMYVGSLAILRRPRAGLSYETLLHTIEQRLPQIPRYRQKVREVPVGTARPVWIDDGDFDITYHVRRSALPSPGSDEQLHELIARLAARPLDKTRPLWEMYLVEGLSKNRLALYTKSHQALINGMTALEINHVIADRTKRPPAFPEDIWVPERDPGNTRLVLGAIGEWLVGPSAQLQAVGSAIGGLVTNYGELVDAGRRVFDFVRNVARGTAPSSPLNATVSRHRRFTVASGSLEDYRTVRARYDCDVNDVVLAVIAGALGSWLMSRGAAVSPTATVRAMAPLSVYADGDLDVSGPGQAISQVMPFLVDLPVGEPNAVVRLSQIAHATESNPTAAHLVDARTIVTLSGFAPPTLHAMGIRVATSFPSFSKRTFNLLITNAPGAQSQMYVAGTKLLETYSVPPLLHNQALAIGVTSYNGMLYYGINADREAMSDVDLLPALLNQALEELVEAARS, from the coding sequence ATGGTTAGCCGGTTGTCCCCGGCGGATGCGTCGTTCTACCGGCTGGAGAACACCGCCACCCCCATGTACGTCGGATCGCTGGCGATCCTGCGCCGCCCGCGTGCCGGGCTGAGCTACGAGACGCTGCTGCACACCATCGAGCAGCGGCTGCCGCAGATACCGCGCTACCGGCAGAAGGTGCGGGAGGTGCCGGTCGGCACCGCCCGGCCGGTGTGGATCGACGACGGCGACTTCGACATCACCTATCACGTGCGCCGCTCGGCGCTGCCCTCGCCGGGCAGTGACGAGCAGCTGCACGAGCTGATCGCCCGGCTGGCCGCCCGGCCGCTGGACAAGACGCGGCCGCTGTGGGAGATGTATCTGGTCGAGGGCCTGTCCAAGAACCGGCTGGCGCTCTACACCAAGTCCCATCAAGCGCTGATCAACGGGATGACGGCGCTGGAGATCAACCACGTCATCGCCGACCGGACCAAACGCCCGCCGGCCTTCCCCGAAGACATCTGGGTCCCGGAACGCGACCCGGGCAACACCCGGCTGGTCCTGGGCGCGATCGGGGAGTGGCTGGTGGGCCCCAGCGCGCAGCTGCAGGCCGTCGGGTCGGCGATCGGCGGGCTGGTGACCAACTACGGCGAGCTGGTCGACGCCGGCCGGCGGGTCTTCGATTTCGTGCGCAACGTGGCCCGCGGCACCGCGCCCAGCAGCCCGCTCAACGCCACCGTGTCGCGCCACCGGCGGTTCACCGTGGCCAGCGGCAGCCTGGAGGACTACCGCACCGTGCGGGCCCGCTACGACTGCGACGTCAACGACGTGGTGCTGGCGGTGATCGCCGGCGCCCTGGGCAGCTGGCTGATGTCCCGCGGGGCGGCGGTGTCGCCCACCGCGACGGTGCGGGCGATGGCGCCGCTGTCGGTGTACGCCGACGGTGACCTGGACGTCAGCGGCCCCGGTCAGGCGATCAGCCAGGTGATGCCGTTTCTGGTCGACCTGCCGGTGGGGGAGCCGAACGCGGTGGTGCGGCTCTCCCAGATCGCGCACGCCACCGAATCCAACCCGACGGCCGCGCATCTGGTCGACGCCAGGACCATCGTCACGCTGTCGGGTTTCGCCCCGCCCACCCTGCACGCCATGGGCATCCGGGTCGCGACCAGCTTCCCGAGCTTCTCCAAGCGCACCTTCAACCTGTTGATCACCAACGCGCCCGGGGCGCAGTCGCAGATGTACGTCGCCGGCACCAAGCTGCTGGAGACCTACTCGGTGCCGCCGCTGCTGCACAACCAGGCGCTGGCCATCGGCGTGACGTCCTACAACGGCATGCTCTACTACGGCATCAACGCCGACCGCGAAGCGATGAGCGACGTCGACCTGCTGCCCGCATTGCTGAACCAGGCGCTCGAGGAACTGGTGGAGGCCGCCCGGTCTTAG
- a CDS encoding Rv3235 family protein: protein MNTGPVANPSDAFTVVPVVDYEPQTQDVPRALAQCRPSARAPLRRGGGHASPRACGGPPGRAAAPQAGAVMSAQLREAAVFADAALRRVLEVIDRRRPAAQLNPLLAPSLVDSVVAVGRSLTGPEPGAAVLRRMRLQPAGHGDPQTAAEVFGCYSRGNRMHAIACRVEQVPGAGGTRWMVVALHIG, encoded by the coding sequence TTGAACACCGGTCCCGTCGCCAACCCGTCCGACGCTTTCACCGTGGTACCAGTCGTCGACTACGAGCCGCAAACCCAGGACGTGCCGCGCGCGCTGGCGCAGTGCCGGCCGTCCGCGCGTGCGCCGTTGCGCCGCGGCGGCGGCCACGCGTCGCCCCGCGCCTGCGGCGGGCCACCCGGCCGAGCGGCCGCGCCGCAAGCCGGCGCGGTCATGTCCGCCCAGCTGCGCGAGGCGGCGGTGTTCGCCGACGCGGCGCTGCGCCGGGTGCTCGAGGTCATCGACCGCCGCCGTCCGGCCGCCCAGCTCAACCCGCTGCTGGCCCCCAGTCTGGTGGATTCTGTTGTGGCGGTTGGGCGTTCGCTGACCGGACCGGAGCCGGGTGCCGCGGTGCTGCGCCGGATGCGGTTGCAGCCGGCCGGTCACGGCGACCCGCAGACGGCGGCCGAAGTCTTCGGTTGCTACAGCCGGGGCAATCGGATGCACGCCATCGCCTGCCGGGTCGAGCAGGTGCCCGGCGCCGGCGGGACCCGGTGGATGGTGGTGGCCCTGCACATCGGGTGA
- a CDS encoding cation:proton antiporter: protein MQISGTLLLQLGALLATLAVLGAAARRFALSPIPVYLLAGLALGKGGLLPLATGGQFITTSAPIGVVLLLLTLGCEFSVAEFSSSMRHHLPSAAVDVVLNAAPGAIAGWLLGLDGVAILCLAGVTYISSSGVVARLLEDLRRLGNRETPAVLSVLVLEDFAMAAYLPLFAVLASGGGWLHAVVGMVVAVSALVAAFAASYRWGHHVQRLVEHPDSEQLMLRVLGITLIVAAMAESLHASAAVGAFLVGLTLTGETATRTRQVLAPLRDLFAAIFFLAIGYSVDPHELIPMLPAALILAAATAATKVATGIFAARHDGVARRGQLRAGTALIARGEFSLIIIGLAGSSLPAVAALATSYVFIMAIAGPVLARYTGPRPAAPAT, encoded by the coding sequence GTGCAGATTTCGGGGACGCTGCTACTGCAACTCGGCGCCCTCCTGGCCACTCTGGCCGTATTGGGCGCCGCCGCGCGCCGATTCGCGTTGTCGCCCATCCCCGTCTACCTGCTGGCGGGCCTGGCGCTGGGCAAGGGCGGGCTGCTGCCGCTGGCCACCGGCGGGCAGTTCATCACCACCAGCGCGCCCATCGGCGTGGTGTTGCTGCTGCTGACCCTGGGCTGCGAGTTCTCCGTCGCCGAATTCTCCAGCAGCATGCGGCACCACTTGCCGTCCGCGGCGGTCGACGTCGTGCTGAACGCCGCGCCCGGCGCGATCGCCGGCTGGCTGCTGGGACTGGACGGGGTGGCCATCCTGTGCCTGGCCGGCGTCACCTACATCTCCTCGTCGGGCGTCGTCGCCCGGCTGCTGGAGGACCTGCGCCGGCTCGGTAACCGGGAGACCCCGGCGGTGCTGTCGGTGCTGGTGCTCGAGGACTTCGCGATGGCCGCCTACCTGCCGCTGTTCGCGGTGCTGGCGTCCGGCGGCGGCTGGCTGCACGCCGTCGTCGGCATGGTGGTGGCGGTGAGCGCGCTGGTGGCGGCGTTCGCCGCGTCCTACCGCTGGGGTCACCACGTGCAGCGGCTGGTCGAACATCCCGACTCCGAACAGTTGATGCTGCGGGTGCTCGGCATCACCCTGATCGTGGCGGCCATGGCCGAATCCCTGCACGCCTCGGCCGCGGTGGGCGCGTTCCTGGTGGGCCTGACGCTGACCGGGGAGACCGCGACCCGGACCCGTCAGGTGCTGGCGCCGCTGCGGGATCTGTTCGCCGCCATCTTCTTTCTGGCGATCGGCTACTCGGTGGATCCGCACGAGCTGATCCCGATGCTGCCCGCGGCGCTGATCCTGGCCGCCGCGACCGCGGCGACCAAGGTGGCCACCGGGATCTTCGCCGCCCGGCACGACGGGGTGGCGCGGCGCGGGCAGTTGCGGGCGGGCACCGCGCTGATCGCCCGCGGCGAATTCTCGTTGATCATCATCGGATTGGCCGGCAGCTCGCTGCCCGCGGTCGCGGCGCTGGCGACGTCCTACGTTTTCATCATGGCGATCGCGGGGCCGGTGCTCGCCCGCTACACCGGCCCGCGGCCGGCCGCACCGGCGACCTGA